In Jejubacter calystegiae, the following are encoded in one genomic region:
- the mutM gene encoding bifunctional DNA-formamidopyrimidine glycosylase/DNA-(apurinic or apyrimidinic site) lyase, which yields MPELPEVETSRRGIEPHLVGETILHAVVRNGRLRWPVSEEIYRLSDRPVLSVQRRAKYLLLELAEGWIIIHLGMSGSLRVLPSELPPGKHDHVDLVLSNGKVLRYTDPRRFGAWLWAKVPLQHSVLAHLGPEPLSDAFNGTWLHEKSARKKIAIKPWLMDNKLVVGVGNIYASESLFAARIHPDRLASSLSVEECERLSQAIKAVLQRSIEQGGTTLRDFLQSDGKPGYFAQELQVYGREGEPCRNCGTPVAAGKHGQRRTYWCRRCQH from the coding sequence ATGCCGGAATTACCGGAGGTGGAAACCAGCCGTCGCGGTATTGAGCCGCACCTGGTGGGGGAGACTATTCTCCACGCCGTCGTTCGCAATGGGCGTCTGCGCTGGCCGGTCTCTGAAGAAATTTACAGACTCAGCGATCGGCCAGTCCTGAGCGTGCAGAGGCGGGCGAAATACCTGCTGCTGGAGCTGGCAGAGGGCTGGATTATTATTCATCTGGGGATGTCAGGTAGTCTGCGAGTCCTGCCTTCTGAACTTCCCCCGGGTAAGCATGACCATGTCGATCTGGTTCTGAGCAACGGCAAGGTGCTGCGCTATACCGATCCGCGCCGTTTTGGGGCATGGCTATGGGCGAAGGTGCCTCTGCAGCATAGCGTACTGGCGCATCTTGGGCCGGAGCCGCTTAGCGATGCCTTTAACGGCACCTGGCTGCATGAAAAGAGCGCTCGTAAAAAAATTGCGATTAAACCGTGGCTGATGGATAACAAGCTGGTCGTCGGCGTGGGAAATATCTATGCCAGCGAATCTCTATTTGCCGCCAGGATCCATCCCGATCGTCTGGCGAGTTCGCTCTCTGTGGAGGAGTGCGAGCGGCTGTCACAGGCGATTAAAGCCGTGCTGCAACGTTCGATAGAGCAGGGCGGCACCACGCTGCGTGACTTTTTGCAAAGCGATGGCAAGCCGGGATATTTCGCTCAGGAGCTACAGGTTTATGGGCGGGAAGGAGAGCCATGCCGCAACTGTGGAACGCCGGTTGCGGCCGGGAAGCACGGGCAACGCCGTACGTACTGGTGCAGGCGCTGCCAGCACTAG
- the coaD gene encoding pantetheine-phosphate adenylyltransferase yields the protein MQQRAIYPGTFDPITNGHIDIVCRAAKMFDSVILAIAASPHKKTIFTLAERVDLAKQALSHLDNVEVVGFSDLMANFARTQQANILVRGLRAVADFEYEIQLANMNRHLMPELESVFLMPAPEWSFVSSSLVKEVARHHGDVAHFLPEHVRTALLEKLHG from the coding sequence ATGCAACAACGCGCTATCTATCCCGGAACCTTCGATCCCATCACCAATGGCCACATCGATATTGTCTGCCGTGCCGCGAAGATGTTCGACAGCGTGATTCTTGCCATTGCTGCCAGCCCGCATAAAAAGACGATTTTCACCCTTGCCGAGCGCGTCGACCTGGCAAAGCAGGCGCTGTCGCACCTGGATAACGTTGAAGTGGTGGGGTTTAGCGATCTGATGGCCAACTTCGCCCGCACGCAACAGGCCAATATTCTGGTGCGGGGTTTGCGTGCCGTTGCCGACTTCGAATATGAAATACAGTTGGCGAACATGAATCGCCACCTGATGCCAGAGCTGGAGAGCGTCTTCCTGATGCCTGCTCCGGAATGGTCTTTTGTTTCCTCTTCACTGGTGAAAGAGGTCGCGCGCCACCATGGCGATGTGGCGCACTTCCTGCCTGAGCACGTACGTACCGCCCTGCTGGAAAAGCTGCACGGCTAG
- the waaA gene encoding lipid IV(A) 3-deoxy-D-manno-octulosonic acid transferase, translated as MLQLLYTTLLYLIQPLIWIRLWLRGRKAPAYRKRWGERYGFYNKELKGGGIMLHSVSVGETLAAIPLVRALRHSHPSLPITVTTMTPTGSERVLSAFGDDVQHVYLPYDLPDALNRFLDRVDPRLVLIMETELWPNLISALHRRQIPLVIANARLSERSAKGYAKLGRFVRTLMRRITLIAAQNEEDGERFIQLGAKRSQLAITGSLKFDISVTPQMAARSVTLRRQWAPHRPVWIAASTHEGEESIIVAAHQQLLKQYPNLLLILVPRHPERFPDAIDLVREAGLSFITRSSGEVPSGSTQVVIGDSMGELMLLYGIADMAFVGGSLVERGGHNPLEPAAHAIPVLMGPHIFNFKDICARLEQANGLITVTDATSLVKEMSSLLSDEDYRSYYGRHAVEVLYQNQGALQRLLQLLDPYLPTRMH; from the coding sequence ATGCTCCAATTGCTTTACACGACGCTGCTTTACCTAATCCAACCGCTAATCTGGATTCGGCTTTGGCTGCGTGGTCGTAAGGCACCAGCCTATCGCAAGCGCTGGGGAGAACGTTACGGCTTCTATAATAAAGAGCTGAAAGGCGGCGGGATTATGCTGCATTCGGTCTCGGTTGGCGAAACTCTGGCGGCAATTCCGCTGGTTCGCGCCCTGCGCCATAGCCACCCCTCCCTGCCGATTACCGTCACAACAATGACTCCCACCGGCTCTGAACGCGTGCTTTCCGCTTTCGGCGACGACGTCCAACACGTCTATCTGCCCTACGATCTGCCAGATGCATTAAACCGCTTTCTCGATCGGGTCGATCCCCGGCTGGTGCTGATTATGGAAACCGAGCTGTGGCCAAATCTGATTTCTGCACTGCATCGTCGTCAGATCCCACTGGTTATTGCTAACGCTCGTCTTTCTGAACGCTCGGCAAAAGGTTATGCCAAACTGGGGCGCTTTGTGCGTACGCTAATGCGTCGAATCACGCTTATCGCCGCCCAGAACGAAGAAGACGGTGAACGTTTTATTCAACTTGGCGCCAAACGTTCACAGCTTGCCATCACCGGCAGTCTGAAGTTTGATATCTCCGTCACGCCGCAGATGGCCGCCAGATCCGTTACCTTACGCCGCCAGTGGGCTCCACATCGTCCGGTCTGGATCGCCGCCAGCACCCACGAAGGTGAAGAAAGCATTATCGTGGCGGCTCATCAGCAGTTGCTTAAGCAATACCCCAATCTGCTGCTTATCCTGGTACCGCGCCATCCGGAACGCTTCCCCGATGCCATTGATCTGGTACGAGAAGCGGGTCTGAGCTTTATTACCCGTTCTTCTGGTGAAGTGCCATCCGGCAGTACCCAGGTGGTGATTGGCGATAGCATGGGCGAGCTGATGCTGCTCTATGGCATTGCAGATATGGCTTTTGTCGGCGGCTCTCTGGTTGAGCGCGGCGGTCATAATCCTCTGGAGCCTGCTGCCCACGCCATTCCGGTACTAATGGGGCCCCATATTTTCAACTTTAAGGATATCTGCGCGCGTCTTGAGCAGGCAAACGGGCTAATCACCGTTACCGACGCCACATCGCTGGTGAAGGAGATGAGTTCTCTGCTCTCTGATGAGGATTATCGCAGTTACTATGGCCGCCATGCCGTCGAGGTGCTATACCAGAATCAGGGTGCGCTACAGCGGCTTCTGCAGTTACTGGATCCTTACTTACCCACCAGGATGCATTAA
- the rfaQ gene encoding lipopolysaccharide core heptosyltransferase RfaQ, with product MEKSFNRILIIKMRFHGDMLLTTPVISTLKRRYPDAQIDVLLYQDTIPILSENPEIHALYGMAKKGSGTKEKISNFLSLVKTLRARRYDLIVNLTDQWMVSLLVRLLPARLKLSQDYHHRQSAFWKNSFTNMVPIQGEHIVERNLSVLAPLDVTDYYRDTTMSYRPEHWEKLRTQLAEQDITGQYVVIQPTARQLFKCWDDEKFSEVVDALQQRGYAVVLTCGPGEEDLACVRRIAEGCQHKPVTALAGKTRFPELAALIDHAALFIGVDSAPMHIAAAVKTPIVCLFGATDHVFWRPWSDNAIQLWAGDYQPMPERKDRDRSKKYLSVIPAQDVIAAADKLLAVAPQEATS from the coding sequence GTGGAAAAGTCATTTAACAGAATTCTCATCATCAAAATGCGTTTTCATGGGGATATGCTGCTAACCACGCCGGTTATCAGCACGCTTAAGCGGCGTTACCCCGATGCGCAAATAGATGTTCTGCTCTACCAGGATACCATCCCGATTCTTTCAGAAAATCCGGAGATTCATGCCCTGTATGGCATGGCGAAAAAAGGGTCAGGAACCAAAGAGAAAATAAGTAATTTTCTGAGCCTGGTTAAGACGCTGCGTGCCCGACGTTATGATCTGATCGTGAATTTGACCGATCAGTGGATGGTTTCGTTACTGGTGCGGTTATTGCCTGCCCGACTCAAACTCTCTCAGGATTACCATCACCGGCAGTCCGCTTTCTGGAAAAACAGTTTTACCAATATGGTGCCGATTCAGGGGGAGCATATTGTTGAACGCAATCTTTCGGTGCTGGCGCCTCTGGATGTGACCGATTATTACCGTGACACAACGATGAGCTATCGACCCGAGCACTGGGAAAAACTTCGTACTCAACTGGCAGAGCAGGACATCACCGGGCAATATGTGGTGATCCAGCCGACAGCCAGACAGCTGTTTAAATGCTGGGACGACGAGAAATTTTCTGAAGTAGTCGATGCGTTGCAACAGCGTGGTTATGCTGTGGTGCTGACCTGCGGGCCCGGGGAAGAGGATTTAGCCTGTGTCAGACGCATCGCCGAAGGATGCCAGCATAAGCCTGTGACGGCGCTGGCGGGTAAAACGCGATTCCCGGAACTGGCTGCGCTAATCGATCATGCCGCGCTCTTTATTGGCGTCGATTCTGCCCCGATGCATATTGCCGCGGCGGTAAAAACGCCGATCGTCTGTCTGTTTGGCGCCACCGACCATGTGTTCTGGCGTCCCTGGTCGGATAACGCGATTCAACTTTGGGCGGGAGATTATCAACCTATGCCGGAACGTAAGGATCGGGATCGCAGTAAAAAATATCTCTCCGTTATTCCGGCACAGGATGTGATTGCCGCAGCGGATAAACTGCTGGCCGTTGCCCCGCAAGAGGCAACATCATGA
- a CDS encoding glycosyltransferase family 4 protein, with translation MIVAFCLYKYFPFGGLQRDFLRIANTVAARGHKVRVYVQSWSGEKPEALEIIQVPVTSRTNHGRNTQYYEWVQVHLQQHPVDRVVGFNKMPGLDVYYAADVCYAEKVEREKGFFYRLTGRYRHYMSFERATFQQGAKTELLMLTDKQIADFRRHYHTEPERFHILPPGIYPDRRYSNQPAGARLTAREKNGIAQDDYLVLQVGSDFKRKGVDRSIRAVASLPEEIRQRTCLMVVGQDKPGRFAQLAEQLSVADQVSFFSGRNDVAELMAAADLLIHPAYQEAAGIVLLEAVAAGLPVLVTSVCGYAYYIADGQCGAVIQEPFEQSQLNVRLLEGLQNEEVRKTWAEAARYYADTQDLYSLPEKAADIITGKGHG, from the coding sequence ATGATTGTCGCGTTCTGTCTCTATAAATATTTTCCCTTTGGGGGCTTACAGCGCGACTTTCTGCGTATTGCTAACACGGTAGCGGCACGCGGCCACAAGGTTCGGGTTTACGTTCAGTCCTGGAGTGGCGAGAAGCCGGAAGCGCTTGAGATTATTCAGGTGCCGGTGACGTCCCGCACCAATCATGGGCGCAATACTCAATACTATGAGTGGGTACAGGTGCATTTGCAGCAGCACCCCGTAGATCGGGTGGTTGGATTTAACAAAATGCCGGGGCTGGATGTCTACTATGCGGCGGATGTCTGCTACGCCGAAAAAGTGGAACGAGAGAAAGGTTTTTTCTATCGCCTGACCGGGCGCTACAGGCATTATATGTCGTTTGAGCGGGCCACCTTCCAGCAGGGGGCAAAGACCGAGCTGTTGATGTTGACGGATAAGCAGATTGCCGATTTTCGTCGCCATTATCATACCGAGCCGGAGCGTTTTCATATTCTGCCGCCGGGTATCTATCCGGATCGCAGATACAGCAATCAACCCGCGGGTGCCCGTTTGACGGCGCGTGAGAAAAACGGAATTGCTCAGGATGATTACCTGGTACTGCAGGTGGGGTCCGATTTTAAACGTAAGGGCGTCGATCGCAGCATTCGGGCTGTGGCGTCGCTTCCAGAAGAGATTCGCCAGCGCACGTGCTTGATGGTAGTGGGGCAGGATAAGCCAGGACGCTTTGCACAACTTGCGGAACAGCTCTCTGTGGCTGACCAGGTCAGCTTCTTCAGCGGTCGTAATGATGTCGCGGAACTAATGGCGGCAGCCGATCTGCTGATTCATCCCGCTTACCAGGAAGCCGCGGGCATCGTGCTGCTGGAAGCCGTTGCTGCAGGTTTGCCGGTACTGGTTACCTCGGTGTGCGGCTATGCTTACTATATTGCGGATGGACAGTGCGGCGCTGTGATTCAGGAACCGTTCGAACAATCTCAGTTGAATGTGCGGCTGCTCGAAGGGTTACAGAATGAAGAGGTTCGTAAAACCTGGGCGGAAGCCGCTCGCTATTATGCCGACACGCAGGACTTATACAGCCTGCCGGAAAAGGCGGCTGATATCATAACAGGTAAGGGGCATGGTTGA
- the rfaP gene encoding lipopolysaccharide core heptose(I) kinase RfaP, protein MVELKAPFDTLWLGKDAFVEASRLQGDVFRELESRRTIRFEVNNASYFLKWHQGTTLKEAIKNLISLRLPVLGADREWNAIHRLKALGVDTMEGVAFGQKGSNPLRRTSFIITEDLSPAISLEDYCADWIMNPPARDIKRMLIRRLATMVRKMHLGGVNHRDCYLCHFLLRQPFNGTEEDMKLSVIDLHRAQIRRQVPQRWRDKDLIGLYFSSLEIGLTSRDVYRFLQIYFKQPLRNILKNESGLFLTAHRKAEKIRERTVRKSL, encoded by the coding sequence ATGGTTGAATTAAAAGCGCCTTTTGACACGCTCTGGCTGGGTAAAGATGCCTTTGTTGAAGCGTCGCGGCTGCAGGGCGATGTGTTTCGCGAACTGGAAAGCAGGCGGACGATACGCTTCGAAGTGAATAACGCCAGCTATTTCCTGAAATGGCACCAGGGTACCACGCTTAAAGAGGCGATAAAAAACCTGATCTCCTTACGGCTGCCGGTATTGGGAGCTGACAGGGAATGGAATGCTATTCATCGTCTGAAGGCCCTTGGCGTTGATACGATGGAAGGAGTTGCATTTGGTCAGAAAGGAAGTAATCCGCTACGGCGCACCTCATTTATTATCACTGAAGATTTATCGCCCGCCATTAGTCTTGAGGATTATTGTGCCGACTGGATAATGAATCCCCCTGCACGGGATATTAAACGGATGCTGATTCGCCGCCTGGCAACTATGGTGCGCAAGATGCATCTGGGGGGGGTGAACCATCGGGACTGTTATCTGTGCCATTTTTTATTGCGGCAGCCGTTTAACGGAACCGAAGAGGATATGAAGCTTTCCGTTATCGATTTGCACCGTGCTCAAATTCGGCGGCAGGTACCACAACGCTGGCGCGATAAGGATCTGATTGGGCTTTATTTTTCATCCCTAGAGATAGGATTAACTTCCCGGGATGTATATCGTTTCTTACAGATCTATTTTAAACAACCTTTGCGAAATATTTTAAAAAATGAATCTGGATTATTTTTAACTGCTCACCGTAAAGCAGAAAAAATAAGAGAAAGAACAGTTAGGAAATCACTTTAG
- a CDS encoding glycosyltransferase, translating into MYFHESEVIRDKIILGNEIDHGSETQHIAYGTDAGFLIGCAVSVASVLQNNKDKTFCFHLFTDKCDSQNISKFQQLSKEFSSCIIVYIISTERLIGLPSNKLWSTAIYYRFIIADILREKCQRVLYLDSDIICQGDISELFLVSLADNIIAASIDRNKEWWQNRAHALNMPELENGYFNSGVLVINTNGWASFNLSEKAISLLSDDNVVPRLGYYDQDVLNILTCGNVLFINPIFNTQYSLNYELKDHPDCPIEDTTKLIHYVGPTKPWHIWAKDYLAARPFVQAKEASPWCDTPYQKPSTAMQYRYAAKHSLKAGEYIAGACFYYSYIFCKIFK; encoded by the coding sequence ATGTATTTTCATGAGAGTGAAGTTATCAGGGATAAAATCATTCTTGGTAATGAGATAGATCACGGGAGTGAGACGCAACACATAGCTTATGGTACAGATGCGGGCTTTTTGATTGGTTGTGCGGTCTCGGTTGCATCAGTGCTTCAGAATAATAAAGATAAGACTTTTTGTTTTCATCTTTTTACTGATAAATGTGATAGCCAGAATATTTCTAAATTCCAACAGCTTTCTAAGGAGTTTTCTTCCTGCATCATTGTTTATATTATATCAACAGAAAGGCTGATTGGTTTGCCAAGTAATAAGTTATGGTCAACTGCAATTTATTACCGATTTATCATTGCTGATATTCTTCGTGAAAAATGTCAGCGGGTTTTATACCTTGACTCAGATATTATTTGTCAGGGGGATATTAGTGAGCTTTTTCTGGTTTCATTGGCAGATAACATCATCGCTGCATCTATCGATAGAAATAAGGAATGGTGGCAGAATAGAGCTCATGCCCTGAATATGCCAGAGTTAGAAAATGGGTATTTTAATAGTGGCGTGTTAGTTATTAATACTAATGGATGGGCATCTTTTAACCTTAGTGAAAAAGCCATATCACTATTGTCAGACGATAACGTAGTTCCCAGGCTAGGATATTATGATCAGGATGTTTTAAATATTCTAACTTGTGGGAATGTATTATTTATTAATCCTATTTTCAATACTCAATATAGTTTGAATTATGAGTTAAAAGATCATCCAGATTGCCCAATAGAAGATACAACAAAGCTGATTCACTACGTGGGACCAACTAAACCATGGCATATTTGGGCAAAAGATTATCTTGCTGCGAGACCCTTCGTGCAAGCAAAAGAGGCCTCCCCATGGTGTGATACCCCGTACCAAAAACCATCAACTGCGATGCAGTATCGTTATGCAGCAAAACACAGTCTGAAGGCAGGGGAATATATTGCTGGTGCTTGTTTTTATTACTCCTATATCTTTTGTAAAATATTTAAATGA
- a CDS encoding glycosyltransferase family 8 protein, whose protein sequence is MNYNISSAIVSTTCIDYSESDCSDWFHVTWGVDENYQFGVAISATSLLIHNQHIHFCFHIFLDTVSDHYLEKMHQLAKDFSIRIVIYTVSSEIFSKLPSTRIWSYAMYFRLLGFEYLGSLCPKVLYLDADVICKERIDELHQLDFGDKVAAVVKDISSTQSKSIKKLGMEHLTNLEYFNSGVMYVDLEKWQYGDFTNKVLDLLFDPNVGGKVKYPDQDALNIVMSGKLIYLSERYNKIYSLKNELSDKTHSLYLNTIKKDTIFIHYTGITKPWHKWANYPSANYFYTAYKQSPWCNDALKLACTLPEKQKRYKHEINQGHYFKGIISCAEYNINKFFVRWS, encoded by the coding sequence ATGAATTACAATATAAGTTCGGCAATAGTATCCACCACTTGTATCGATTACTCAGAAAGTGATTGTTCGGATTGGTTTCATGTTACATGGGGTGTTGATGAAAACTATCAATTTGGTGTTGCTATATCTGCAACGTCACTCCTGATTCATAATCAACATATCCATTTTTGTTTTCACATTTTTCTGGATACAGTCTCTGATCATTATCTTGAAAAAATGCATCAGTTAGCAAAGGATTTCAGTATCCGAATTGTAATATATACGGTCTCGTCAGAGATATTCTCAAAATTACCCAGCACTCGAATCTGGTCGTATGCGATGTATTTTCGGTTGCTTGGTTTTGAGTATTTAGGCAGTCTTTGCCCAAAGGTATTATATCTGGATGCAGATGTTATTTGTAAAGAAAGGATAGACGAATTACACCAACTTGACTTTGGTGATAAAGTTGCGGCTGTTGTCAAGGATATATCATCTACCCAAAGTAAGAGTATAAAAAAACTGGGGATGGAACATCTTACCAACCTGGAGTATTTTAATTCCGGGGTTATGTATGTTGATCTCGAAAAATGGCAGTATGGTGATTTTACCAATAAGGTTCTGGACTTATTATTTGATCCAAATGTTGGGGGGAAGGTTAAATATCCTGATCAGGATGCGCTTAATATTGTAATGAGTGGAAAGTTGATTTATCTATCAGAACGGTATAATAAAATCTATTCATTAAAAAATGAACTGTCTGACAAGACTCATTCCCTTTATTTAAATACGATCAAAAAAGACACGATATTTATTCATTATACTGGAATTACTAAGCCATGGCACAAATGGGCTAATTATCCATCTGCCAATTATTTTTATACTGCATACAAACAGTCTCCATGGTGTAATGATGCATTGAAATTGGCCTGTACCCTTCCAGAGAAGCAGAAAAGATATAAGCATGAAATAAATCAAGGACATTATTTTAAAGGGATTATTTCCTGTGCCGAGTATAATATAAATAAATTTTTTGTCAGGTGGTCATAA
- the rfaY gene encoding lipopolysaccharide core heptose(II) kinase RfaY has product MISEYKYKGLSVYVKDNDERYKNILSDVLSYNINTLKILRSIEDTKVSLIDTQYGKFILKFFAPKEKKTERFLKSFVKGDYYKNLIVQTNRVRNKGNSFPNDFYLLAERKIFNYASLFIMLIEYIDGTELNDMDSISDEIKQEIKTSMENLHSDRMLSGDPHKGNFIVSSSGVRIIDLSGKGCNSQRMAKDRIAMERHLGIKNEKKDFGYYMVIYKARVRLLIKKIKGKK; this is encoded by the coding sequence ATGATAAGCGAGTATAAGTATAAAGGACTTTCAGTATACGTTAAGGATAACGATGAAAGGTATAAAAACATACTCAGCGACGTCTTATCGTATAATATTAATACGCTTAAAATATTGCGCAGCATCGAGGATACTAAAGTATCTTTAATTGATACTCAATATGGTAAATTTATATTAAAATTCTTTGCGCCAAAAGAAAAGAAGACGGAGCGTTTCCTTAAATCTTTTGTTAAGGGTGACTATTATAAGAATTTGATTGTACAAACCAATCGAGTTAGGAATAAAGGTAACAGTTTTCCAAATGACTTTTATCTGTTAGCTGAACGTAAGATTTTCAATTATGCCAGTCTCTTTATTATGCTCATTGAGTATATTGACGGGACGGAGCTTAATGATATGGACTCTATTAGCGATGAAATCAAACAAGAAATAAAAACGTCAATGGAAAACCTGCATTCAGATAGGATGCTATCGGGGGATCCTCATAAAGGAAATTTCATAGTAAGTTCGTCTGGAGTCCGGATTATCGATCTCTCGGGTAAAGGATGTAACTCGCAGCGAATGGCGAAGGATCGTATTGCTATGGAGCGCCATCTTGGAATAAAGAATGAGAAGAAAGATTTTGGTTATTATATGGTGATATATAAAGCCCGGGTGCGGCTGTTAATTAAAAAAATAAAAGGTAAAAAATAG
- a CDS encoding glycosyltransferase, protein MIKKVVFTVTPIYSIPPKSAAAVETWIYKVAQRISIKNKIICIRNEGYEEKTHISDNCSIYRIKFGKIYTRLFKKWTRLDPFSYAVRITSTSKKFFDNESCDNAIIVHNNIKLFLKINSRIKNENIILHMHNMLDPAPLPENVKIIVPSKFLSNWYEERKPQASIKIVPNGFSLENYQQLPESQVVRSECGFKESDKIILFAGRFSPEKGIIELMRAVKMLHEKDSSIRLALIGNPEASIKGEKVAYQQEVKDFAKQNMTGYCFFLGSKSPDEMHKYFSLADLVAVPSIVDEAFCMVALEGMAAGKPVIVSPRGGMTEFVINGETGFHFSSPMSAESMASDLDKALKHPRRLEIASCAKNYAFSHYTWEHVSKDLERVLGEWF, encoded by the coding sequence ATGATTAAAAAAGTTGTTTTTACTGTAACTCCTATCTATTCCATTCCACCAAAATCTGCTGCTGCAGTTGAGACATGGATCTATAAAGTCGCTCAAAGGATATCAATAAAAAATAAAATTATCTGTATTAGAAATGAAGGGTATGAGGAAAAAACACATATTTCAGACAATTGTTCTATTTATAGGATAAAGTTTGGAAAAATATACACACGGTTGTTTAAGAAATGGACTCGACTAGATCCTTTTTCCTATGCAGTGAGAATTACTAGTACTTCAAAGAAATTTTTTGATAATGAATCATGTGATAATGCGATTATTGTACACAACAATATCAAATTATTTTTAAAGATAAACTCGCGAATTAAAAATGAAAATATAATATTGCACATGCATAATATGTTAGATCCTGCACCTTTACCCGAAAACGTTAAAATCATTGTTCCTAGCAAGTTTTTGAGCAATTGGTATGAGGAAAGAAAACCTCAGGCTTCTATTAAAATTGTACCCAATGGTTTTTCACTGGAAAATTATCAGCAGCTTCCTGAAAGCCAAGTTGTTAGATCTGAATGTGGTTTTAAAGAGAGTGATAAAATAATTTTATTTGCTGGAAGGTTTTCACCTGAAAAAGGAATTATTGAATTAATGCGTGCGGTAAAGATGCTTCATGAGAAAGATAGCAGTATTAGATTAGCATTAATAGGTAATCCTGAAGCTTCAATCAAAGGTGAGAAAGTAGCTTACCAGCAAGAGGTTAAAGATTTTGCTAAACAAAATATGACAGGATACTGTTTCTTTTTAGGGAGCAAGAGCCCTGATGAGATGCATAAATATTTCTCTCTGGCCGATCTTGTCGCAGTTCCCTCAATTGTTGATGAAGCTTTTTGTATGGTTGCTCTTGAGGGAATGGCAGCCGGTAAACCAGTAATAGTTTCTCCCCGGGGAGGTATGACTGAATTTGTGATAAATGGAGAGACAGGTTTTCATTTTAGCTCCCCTATGTCAGCAGAGAGTATGGCATCCGATCTGGATAAAGCGTTGAAGCATCCGAGAAGGTTAGAAATTGCTTCCTGTGCAAAAAATTATGCCTTTTCTCACTATACTTGGGAGCATGTCTCCAAGGACTTAGAAAGAGTCCTTGGAGAATGGTTTTAA